TCGCCCATTCCCTGCTGTTCGTTCCCCAGGACGGCACCCTCGGGCCGATCATCACCGTCGGCTGGACGCTGAACTACGAGATGCTGTTCTACGTCCTGTTCGCCTGCGCGCTGGTGCTGCCGCGCCTCTATGCGGTGAGCGCCGTCACGGCGTTGCTCGTCGCCCTCGTCGTCCTCGACCGGGCGGTCTCGCTGCCGCCGCCGTTCTCGACCTGGTTCGAGCCCATCGTACTGGAATTCGCGTTCGGCATGTGGATCGCGCTGATGTGGCGCCACGGGGTGAAACTCGGCCGCCTGCCGCGGATCGCGCTCGTGGCCGCGTCCTTCGTCGCGGCGGGCCTGCTGTCGTGGCAGGTGACGCCGACCGGCGCGGAGCGGGTGCTGCACTGGGGCATCCCGGCCGCGATCCTGGTCGCGGCGGCCGTGCTGGGACCGCCCATCGAGGCGAAGGGGAGCGTGACCCGCCTGTTCGTCTATCTCGGCAACGCCTCATACTCGCTCTACATCACGCACCTGTTCGCCATCCTCGCGGTGCGCGCGATGGTGATGCGCATCCCCGGCTTCGAGGCGCTTGTGCCGGACTGGCTCTATGGCGTGCTCATCGTCGTGGGCAGCGTGGCCGGCTCGCTCGTCGTCTACGAGGCGTTCGAGAAGCCGGTCCACAACCGGCTGATGCGCTGGTGGAAGCAGCGACCCGCAGGACGCGAGGCGGCGCTCGGCGGCGTGCGCGACTAAGGCGCCTCCGGCGGTGCACCGGCACCGCCGAGGCGGGATCTCAGCGCCGCAGGAAGCCGCCGCGGCTTGCCCTCGGGACTGATGACGACGACGGTCACCTCGGCCTCGACCAGAACGCGGCCCGCTCCACCGCCGGCGCCCTCCCCGACGACGATTCTCTGGGCGAGCACGAGCCGGGCACCGCCCACGGACCTGAATGCCGTCTCGACCACGACCACGTCGTCGATCCGCGCCGGAGCAAGGAAATCGAGCGTCATGGCCCGCACGGCGAACGCCAGCGGCTCGCCGTGCCGCCCATCCGCGAGTTCTCGATGGCCGATGCCCATGAGGCGCAGGAAGTCGGTCCGTCCCCGCTCCAGGAACCGCAGATAGCTCGCGTGGTAGACGATGCCGGAAAAGTCGGTGTCCTCGTAATAGATGCGCACCGGCAGCCGGTGACCGCCGGCGGCAAGGCTGCCCGCGATGCCGTACCCGGCCCCCGGTCCGTGACCGGCATGCGGATCGCGATCGGGACCGGACTGCTCTGTCATGGTGTACTCCGCCGGCGTCCGCGCGAGGGCGGGGGGACATTATGAGGCACCGGCATCTTCCCCCGCCGCCTCGCAAAGACTATTTGAGATGCCCATACGGGATGCGGCCCGCCCCTGCCAGGCTCGAATCCCCCGCGACATCGTCCGAACGTTTACGACTTCGTTCGCATCCAAGGAACGACCCCATGTCGAACGCCTCCACGTCGAACGCCACCGTGTCGGCCTCCGCTCCCGATGCCCGCATCCCGGTGACCGTGCTGACCGGCTTCCTCGGCGCCGGCAAGACCACGCTCCTGAACCGCATTCTCACCGAGGACCATGGCAAGCGCTACGCGGTCATCGTCAACGAGTTCGGTGAGATCGGCATCGATGCGGACCTGCTCGTCGACACCGACGAGGAAGTGTTCGAGATGAACAACGGGTGCATCTGTTGCACCGTTCGCGGCGACCTCATCCGCACCGTCGAGAACCTCCTGAAGCGCCGCGGCGCGTTCGACGCCATTCTGGTGGAGACGACCGGCCTCGCCGACCCGGCCCCTGTCGCGCAGACTTTCTTCATGGACGACACCGTTCGCGCCGCCGCCGCGCTCGATTCGGTCGTCGCCGTCGCGGATGCCAAGCACCTCGCGCTGCGCCTCGCCGACACCGCCGAAGCCGCAGGGCAGATCGCGTTCGCGGACATCGTCGTCCTCAACAAGTCCGACCTCGTCACGCCGGAAGAACTCGCGGCGATCGAGGCCCGCATCCGCGCCATCAACCCGTTCGCGACCATCCACCGGACGGAACGCTGCGCGCTGCCGCTCAGTGCGGTGCTCGACCGCGGCTCGTTCGACCTCGACCGCATCCTGAGCCTCGATCCGCATTTCCTGGAAGAGGCCGGGCACGACC
The window above is part of the Pseudoxanthobacter soli DSM 19599 genome. Proteins encoded here:
- a CDS encoding acyltransferase family protein encodes the protein MLVSIQILRAIAALLIVVLHAYISVVNRTGVVDPAYPRIEYGGFGVDIFFVISGFIMVVSSQRMFERPGAIGDFLARRLMRIVPLYWTATLAFAAAILAFSRSTELVTWSSLAHSLLFVPQDGTLGPIITVGWTLNYEMLFYVLFACALVLPRLYAVSAVTALLVALVVLDRAVSLPPPFSTWFEPIVLEFAFGMWIALMWRHGVKLGRLPRIALVAASFVAAGLLSWQVTPTGAERVLHWGIPAAILVAAAVLGPPIEAKGSVTRLFVYLGNASYSLYITHLFAILAVRAMVMRIPGFEALVPDWLYGVLIVVGSVAGSLVVYEAFEKPVHNRLMRWWKQRPAGREAALGGVRD
- a CDS encoding YbgC/FadM family acyl-CoA thioesterase; its protein translation is MTEQSGPDRDPHAGHGPGAGYGIAGSLAAGGHRLPVRIYYEDTDFSGIVYHASYLRFLERGRTDFLRLMGIGHRELADGRHGEPLAFAVRAMTLDFLAPARIDDVVVVETAFRSVGGARLVLAQRIVVGEGAGGGAGRVLVEAEVTVVVISPEGKPRRLPAALRSRLGGAGAPPEAP
- a CDS encoding CobW family GTP-binding protein, whose translation is MSNASTSNATVSASAPDARIPVTVLTGFLGAGKTTLLNRILTEDHGKRYAVIVNEFGEIGIDADLLVDTDEEVFEMNNGCICCTVRGDLIRTVENLLKRRGAFDAILVETTGLADPAPVAQTFFMDDTVRAAAALDSVVAVADAKHLALRLADTAEAAGQIAFADIVVLNKSDLVTPEELAAIEARIRAINPFATIHRTERCALPLSAVLDRGSFDLDRILSLDPHFLEEAGHDHDHTCGPDCDHDHHHHDHDHDHDHDHHHHHHDHVEAAGISSVSLSAGDLDVTTFFPWIQKVTQEQGPNILRLKGILSFSGDPQRYVIQGVHMIIEGDHQRQWAPGEKRQSRLVFIGRDLDRAKLEAGFAACSAA